The Streptomyces kanamyceticus genome window below encodes:
- a CDS encoding thioesterase II family protein, whose product MTVADSSDLWLRRYHPAPDAPARLVCFPHAGGSASFYFPVSAALQNDSDVSILQYPGRQDRRNEPLVDDIGQLADRIAPLMAPLFDRPVVFFGHSMGAIVAYEVARRLQDSGHTPASLFVSGRRAPSTHRAEKVHQRDDDGLMADVKALSGTDTQVLGDEEILRMVLPAIRSDYRAIETYGTENGTVDSAITALIGDKDPKSTVEEADAWRAHTTGDFRLQVFDGGHFFISSRAPEVIEVLREGLRGSVAVG is encoded by the coding sequence ATGACAGTTGCCGACAGCAGTGACCTCTGGCTCCGCCGCTACCACCCCGCGCCGGACGCCCCGGCCCGTCTCGTGTGCTTCCCGCACGCGGGCGGATCCGCGAGCTTCTACTTCCCCGTATCGGCCGCGCTCCAGAACGACAGCGACGTGTCGATCCTTCAGTACCCCGGCCGCCAGGACCGCAGGAACGAACCGCTCGTGGACGACATCGGTCAACTGGCCGACCGGATAGCCCCCTTGATGGCGCCGCTCTTCGACCGCCCCGTCGTGTTCTTCGGGCACAGCATGGGCGCGATCGTCGCGTACGAGGTCGCGCGGCGGCTCCAGGACAGCGGCCACACGCCCGCGAGCCTCTTCGTGTCCGGCAGGCGCGCCCCGTCGACGCACCGCGCGGAGAAGGTCCACCAGCGGGACGACGACGGGCTCATGGCCGATGTGAAGGCGCTCAGCGGCACCGACACCCAGGTCCTCGGCGACGAGGAGATCCTGCGGATGGTGCTGCCCGCCATCCGCAGCGACTACCGGGCCATCGAGACGTACGGCACCGAGAACGGCACCGTCGACAGCGCGATCACCGCCCTGATCGGCGACAAGGACCCGAAGTCGACGGTCGAGGAAGCCGACGCGTGGCGGGCCCACACGACGGGCGACTTCCGCCTCCAGGTGTTCGACGGGGGCCACTTCTTCATCAGCTCCCGCGCTCCGGAGGTGATCGAGGTGCTGCGCGAGGGGCTGCGCGGCTCCGTCGCCGTCGGCTGA
- a CDS encoding acetylxylan esterase, whose amino-acid sequence MPHFDLPLDELRRYRPELTAPDDFDAFWEKSLLEARQFDLDARFEPVRLPLPGVRVFDVTYAGFGGHPIKGWLILPAGATADEPLPAVVEYIGYGGGRGLPHMHLLWAAAGFAHFVMDTRGQGSGGPAQGDTPDPVGSGPAHPGYLTRGIEDPHEYYYRRVFVDAVRAVDAVRAHPLVDSARIAALGASQGGGITLAVAGLVPGLTAIAPDVPFLCDFPRAATLTDRPPYSEIGLYLKARRGGEERVFQTLSYFDGVHFAARGRVPALFSAALQDQTCPPSTVFAAFNAYAGSERSMEVYSFNDHEGGGPYQQGVQLRWLSDHVRQ is encoded by the coding sequence GTGCCCCATTTCGACCTGCCTCTCGATGAACTGCGCCGCTACCGGCCCGAGTTGACCGCGCCCGACGACTTCGACGCCTTCTGGGAGAAGAGCCTCCTCGAAGCGCGTCAGTTCGACCTTGACGCACGGTTCGAGCCCGTGCGGCTGCCCCTGCCGGGTGTGCGTGTGTTCGATGTGACGTATGCGGGGTTCGGCGGGCACCCCATTAAGGGATGGCTGATTCTGCCCGCGGGGGCCACGGCCGACGAACCCTTGCCCGCCGTCGTCGAGTACATCGGATACGGAGGCGGGCGCGGCCTCCCGCACATGCATCTGCTGTGGGCCGCCGCCGGGTTCGCGCACTTCGTGATGGACACCAGGGGGCAGGGCAGCGGGGGACCGGCGCAGGGCGACACCCCCGATCCGGTGGGCAGCGGGCCCGCCCACCCCGGGTATCTGACCCGCGGCATCGAGGACCCGCACGAGTACTACTACCGACGCGTCTTCGTCGACGCGGTGCGGGCGGTCGACGCGGTCCGCGCCCACCCCCTGGTGGACTCCGCACGGATCGCCGCGCTCGGCGCGAGCCAGGGCGGCGGCATCACCCTCGCGGTCGCCGGACTCGTCCCCGGCCTCACCGCCATCGCGCCCGACGTGCCGTTCCTCTGCGACTTCCCGCGCGCGGCCACCCTCACCGACCGGCCCCCGTACAGCGAGATCGGGCTCTATCTGAAGGCGCGCAGGGGCGGCGAGGAGCGGGTCTTCCAGACCTTGTCGTACTTCGACGGCGTGCACTTCGCGGCCCGGGGCCGGGTGCCCGCGCTGTTCTCCGCGGCGCTGCAGGACCAGACGTGCCCGCCCTCGACGGTGTTCGCCGCCTTCAACGCGTACGCGGGAAGCGAGCGTTCGATGGAGGTGTACTCCTTCAACGATCACGAGGGCGGCGGCCCCTACCAGCAGGGAGTGCAACTCCGGTGGCTGTCGGACCACGTGAGGCAGTGA
- a CDS encoding GNAT family N-acetyltransferase: MTEIKDDRARGVLEAREGGEVVGHIVYFMLDAPEAALVPVHTEVASAHEGKGIAGALAAELYALAEREGLAVAPLCPYVVKWAERHPDQAPAASDALLRAALDKVRTDPSAW; encoded by the coding sequence ATGACCGAGATCAAGGACGACCGGGCCCGGGGTGTACTCGAAGCACGCGAAGGCGGTGAAGTCGTCGGCCACATCGTCTACTTCATGTTGGACGCGCCCGAGGCCGCGCTCGTGCCGGTGCACACCGAAGTGGCGTCCGCGCACGAGGGCAAGGGCATCGCGGGGGCGCTGGCCGCCGAGCTGTACGCCCTCGCCGAGCGGGAGGGTCTCGCGGTCGCGCCCCTGTGCCCGTACGTCGTGAAGTGGGCCGAGCGCCACCCCGACCAGGCGCCCGCCGCGTCCGACGCGCTGCTCAGGGCCGCCCTGGACAAGGTCAGGACGGATCCGTCGGCATGGTGA
- a CDS encoding GNAT family N-acetyltransferase, whose product MHQVILRTERLRLTPLTDAHLEYQLELDADAEVMRHLGGARHREQVEAALRGNLADADRAPGLGYWAGFVEGDFAGYWLLRPPGGHDEEPAPGEGELGFKILRRLWRQGLGSEGSRELLRHGFDDLGLTRICAMSAAANTASHATLTGLGLRHVREFLTDADELPPGSDLRTVEYAMTLEQWQEIHVPG is encoded by the coding sequence ATGCACCAAGTGATCCTGCGCACCGAGCGGCTCCGGCTGACCCCGCTGACCGACGCGCATCTGGAATATCAGCTCGAGCTCGACGCCGACGCGGAGGTGATGCGTCACCTGGGCGGTGCCCGCCACCGCGAGCAGGTGGAGGCGGCGCTCCGGGGGAACCTCGCCGACGCGGACCGCGCCCCGGGCCTCGGGTACTGGGCCGGGTTCGTCGAGGGGGACTTCGCCGGGTACTGGCTGCTGCGGCCGCCGGGTGGCCACGACGAGGAGCCGGCGCCGGGAGAGGGTGAACTCGGGTTCAAGATACTGCGGCGCCTCTGGCGGCAGGGGCTCGGCAGCGAGGGCTCTCGTGAGCTGCTCCGGCACGGGTTCGACGACCTCGGGCTGACCCGGATCTGCGCCATGTCGGCCGCGGCCAACACCGCGTCGCACGCGACGCTCACCGGTCTCGGACTGCGGCACGTCCGTGAATTCCTCACGGACGCCGACGAGTTGCCGCCGGGGTCCGACCTGCGCACCGTCGAGTACGCGATGACTCTGGAGCAGTGGCAGGAAATCCACGTACCCGGCTGA
- a CDS encoding aspartate/glutamate racemase family protein → MVTLGLLHTSQVHVPVFDALRDEHRPGLELRHYVDESLLERARQEGPDAVAPDVRAALEQAVAAGAGAVLCTCSTIGGVAEAVGAGGVPVLRVDRPMAAEAVAAGRRIVVLATVESTLGPTVALVEEEARRAGRAAEVRPVLVEGAWELFGAGDADGYARSIAQAVAAVDDADAIVLAQASMAVAEDLVREARGARGAGGAGASVLSSPGPGFAAAARLV, encoded by the coding sequence ATGGTGACGCTGGGTCTTCTGCACACGTCGCAGGTGCATGTGCCGGTCTTCGACGCCTTGCGCGACGAGCACCGGCCCGGGCTCGAACTGCGCCACTACGTGGACGAGTCGCTTCTCGAACGCGCGCGGCAGGAGGGCCCGGACGCGGTCGCCCCCGACGTGCGGGCCGCGCTCGAACAGGCCGTGGCGGCCGGGGCGGGTGCCGTGCTGTGCACCTGCTCCACCATCGGTGGCGTCGCCGAGGCCGTCGGCGCGGGCGGCGTTCCCGTGCTGCGCGTCGACCGGCCGATGGCCGCGGAAGCGGTCGCCGCGGGGCGCCGGATCGTCGTCCTTGCCACGGTCGAGTCCACGCTGGGCCCCACGGTGGCACTCGTCGAGGAGGAGGCGCGGCGGGCCGGACGCGCCGCCGAGGTGCGCCCCGTCCTGGTGGAGGGCGCCTGGGAACTGTTCGGGGCGGGCGATGCTGATGGGTACGCGCGTTCGATCGCGCAGGCCGTCGCGGCGGTCGACGACGCCGACGCGATCGTGCTCGCGCAGGCGTCTATGGCGGTGGCGGAGGATCTCGTGCGGGAGGCGAGGGGAGCGCGGGGGGCAGGGGGAGCGGGGGCATCCGTGCTGTCCAGCCCCGGGCCCGGGTTCGCGGCGGCGGCGCGGTTGGTGTGA